Proteins from one Danaus plexippus chromosome 2, MEX_DaPlex, whole genome shotgun sequence genomic window:
- the LOC116779837 gene encoding muscle, skeletal receptor tyrosine protein kinase-like isoform X1, whose amino-acid sequence MHIKKKNHTSITEKPNRKRRRSREKPGRPAREKENVFMILPQNDPSKFDVTFIIGKCETLSCEEEQACVQRQRNNVTAHYCLCTSNGEEAKKGVKCPRSTVPLNQRQAIHNLIPPKPSNATKLRHPPPTAQEPNSFVGNEIYAEATVGSETAILDSSSYTSASAPLLVSMITGCGLLLVLVSVLAFFLRKRICNVERKVKPRVRPGEPLLAERYITNPQYGVCGAGNVAPSAVPGTPAPFPSNKVNHPEVTVLDRSTLAFLEEVGEGCFGKVYKGALRLNNGEKEVAIKVLKESAGRSAEEDFVSEVSIMSAFRHPNILTLIGVVYKDESNISPWMVFEYMEWGDLAGVLRGSRCGGRAGPNLDEAALLQVALQVARGMQYLASRRFVHRDLAARNCLVGTNLAVKIADFGMSRDVYTCDYYKMGGERPMPVRWMSPESIVYARFTHESDVWSYGVVLWEIYTRGKQPFYGCNNEGATKKILKGILLIPPDDCPYFAGELMRACWAIDPRDRIGFDEICSKLEAAQAAEGTSTKIRLPRPPAAPLDSGGYLVPITPPPADYLKPLPDSDYSDDEDEDSED is encoded by the exons AGATCTCGTGAAAAACCTGGAAGACCGGCTagagaaaaagaaaatgtatttatgatattacCTCAAAACGACCCTAGTAAGT TTGACGTGACATTTATTATTGGTAAATGTGAAACTTTATCATGCGAGGAGGAACAGGCGTGTGTTCAGAGACAAAGGAACAACGTAACAGCGCATTACTGTTTGTGCACTTCCAACGGCGAGGAAGCCAAAAAAGGAGTTAAATGTCCGCGTAGCACTG TGCCATTGAATCAACGTCAAGCTATCCACAATTTAATACCACCAAAACCATCAAACGCAACGAAACTCCGACACCCGCCGCCCACGGCTCAA GAACCAAATTCATTTGTTGGGAATGAAATTTACGCTGAAGCCACGGTTGGAAGCGAGACGGCAATATTAGATTCCAGTTCATATACGAGTGCCAGTGCCCCACTCCTTGTCAGTATGATTACAGGATGTGGCCTGCTCCTAGTTTTAGTCTCAGTATTAGCATTCTTCCTCAGAAAACGTATATGTAACGTCGAAAGGAAAGTAAAACCG cGTGTACGGCCAGGGGAACCTCTGCTAGCTGAACGGTATATAACGAACCCGCAGTACGGCGTGTGCGGTGCAGGCAACGTGGCCCCCAGCGCGGTTCCAGGGACGCCGGCTCCTTTTCCTTCCAACAAAGTGAACCATCCTGAGGTCACCGTCTTGGATAGAAGCACACTGGCATTCCTAGAAGAAGTTGGGGAAGGCTGCTTCGGCAAAGtttataaag GAGCTCTAAGACTCAACAATGGTGAGAAAGAAGTAGCTATCAAAGTTCTCAAGGAAAGTGCTGGTCGAAGTGCTGAAGAAGACTTTGTGAGTGAAGTTTCCATTATGTCAGCATTTCGGCATCCAAACATTTTAACGCTCATTGGAGTTGTCTATAAAG ATGAATCGAATATAAGCCCATGGATGGTTTTTGAATACATGGAGTGGGGTGATTTAGCTGGTGTCTTACGAGGCTCCCGATGTGGTGGGCGAGCCGGACCAAACCTTGATGAGGCAGCCTTACTTCAGGTCGCTCTACAAGTAGCAAGAGGGATGCAATATTTGGCTTCAAGACGCTTCGTGCATAGAGACCTAGCTGCAAGAAATTGTTTGGTCGGTACCAACTTAGCCGTCAAAATTGCAGACTTCGGTATGTCTCGAGATGTTTACACTTGCGACTACTATAAAATGGGGGGAGAAAGGCCAATGCCAGTGAGATGGATGTCACCGGAAAGCATTGTTTACGCTAGATTCACTCATGAATCCGATGTGTGGTCCTATGGTGTCGTACTTTGGGAAATTTACACTCGTGGAAAACAACCGTTTTATGGTTGTAATAATGAAGGAGCTACCAAGAAGATCTTAAAAGGCATCCTTTTAATACCACCTGACGATTGTCCATACTTCGCAGGTGAGTTGATGCGAGCATGTTGGGCGATTGATCCTCGGGATCGAATAGGGTTTGATGAAATATGCTCAAAATTGGAAGCTGCTCAAGCAGCAGAGGGTACTTCTACAAAAATACGTCTACCTCGACCACCTGCAGCGCCATTAGACTCAGGTGGTTATTTGGTTCCTATTACACCTCCACCGGCGGATTATTTAAAACCGTTGCCAGATTCCGATTATAGTGATGATGAGGATGAAGACTCAGAAGATTGA
- the LOC116779837 gene encoding muscle, skeletal receptor tyrosine protein kinase-like isoform X2, with product MHIKKKNHTSITEKPNRKRRRSREKPGRPAREKENVFMILPQNDPIDVTFIIGKCETLSCEEEQACVQRQRNNVTAHYCLCTSNGEEAKKGVKCPRSTVPLNQRQAIHNLIPPKPSNATKLRHPPPTAQEPNSFVGNEIYAEATVGSETAILDSSSYTSASAPLLVSMITGCGLLLVLVSVLAFFLRKRICNVERKVKPRVRPGEPLLAERYITNPQYGVCGAGNVAPSAVPGTPAPFPSNKVNHPEVTVLDRSTLAFLEEVGEGCFGKVYKGALRLNNGEKEVAIKVLKESAGRSAEEDFVSEVSIMSAFRHPNILTLIGVVYKDESNISPWMVFEYMEWGDLAGVLRGSRCGGRAGPNLDEAALLQVALQVARGMQYLASRRFVHRDLAARNCLVGTNLAVKIADFGMSRDVYTCDYYKMGGERPMPVRWMSPESIVYARFTHESDVWSYGVVLWEIYTRGKQPFYGCNNEGATKKILKGILLIPPDDCPYFAGELMRACWAIDPRDRIGFDEICSKLEAAQAAEGTSTKIRLPRPPAAPLDSGGYLVPITPPPADYLKPLPDSDYSDDEDEDSED from the exons AGATCTCGTGAAAAACCTGGAAGACCGGCTagagaaaaagaaaatgtatttatgatattacCTCAAAACGACCCTA TTGACGTGACATTTATTATTGGTAAATGTGAAACTTTATCATGCGAGGAGGAACAGGCGTGTGTTCAGAGACAAAGGAACAACGTAACAGCGCATTACTGTTTGTGCACTTCCAACGGCGAGGAAGCCAAAAAAGGAGTTAAATGTCCGCGTAGCACTG TGCCATTGAATCAACGTCAAGCTATCCACAATTTAATACCACCAAAACCATCAAACGCAACGAAACTCCGACACCCGCCGCCCACGGCTCAA GAACCAAATTCATTTGTTGGGAATGAAATTTACGCTGAAGCCACGGTTGGAAGCGAGACGGCAATATTAGATTCCAGTTCATATACGAGTGCCAGTGCCCCACTCCTTGTCAGTATGATTACAGGATGTGGCCTGCTCCTAGTTTTAGTCTCAGTATTAGCATTCTTCCTCAGAAAACGTATATGTAACGTCGAAAGGAAAGTAAAACCG cGTGTACGGCCAGGGGAACCTCTGCTAGCTGAACGGTATATAACGAACCCGCAGTACGGCGTGTGCGGTGCAGGCAACGTGGCCCCCAGCGCGGTTCCAGGGACGCCGGCTCCTTTTCCTTCCAACAAAGTGAACCATCCTGAGGTCACCGTCTTGGATAGAAGCACACTGGCATTCCTAGAAGAAGTTGGGGAAGGCTGCTTCGGCAAAGtttataaag GAGCTCTAAGACTCAACAATGGTGAGAAAGAAGTAGCTATCAAAGTTCTCAAGGAAAGTGCTGGTCGAAGTGCTGAAGAAGACTTTGTGAGTGAAGTTTCCATTATGTCAGCATTTCGGCATCCAAACATTTTAACGCTCATTGGAGTTGTCTATAAAG ATGAATCGAATATAAGCCCATGGATGGTTTTTGAATACATGGAGTGGGGTGATTTAGCTGGTGTCTTACGAGGCTCCCGATGTGGTGGGCGAGCCGGACCAAACCTTGATGAGGCAGCCTTACTTCAGGTCGCTCTACAAGTAGCAAGAGGGATGCAATATTTGGCTTCAAGACGCTTCGTGCATAGAGACCTAGCTGCAAGAAATTGTTTGGTCGGTACCAACTTAGCCGTCAAAATTGCAGACTTCGGTATGTCTCGAGATGTTTACACTTGCGACTACTATAAAATGGGGGGAGAAAGGCCAATGCCAGTGAGATGGATGTCACCGGAAAGCATTGTTTACGCTAGATTCACTCATGAATCCGATGTGTGGTCCTATGGTGTCGTACTTTGGGAAATTTACACTCGTGGAAAACAACCGTTTTATGGTTGTAATAATGAAGGAGCTACCAAGAAGATCTTAAAAGGCATCCTTTTAATACCACCTGACGATTGTCCATACTTCGCAGGTGAGTTGATGCGAGCATGTTGGGCGATTGATCCTCGGGATCGAATAGGGTTTGATGAAATATGCTCAAAATTGGAAGCTGCTCAAGCAGCAGAGGGTACTTCTACAAAAATACGTCTACCTCGACCACCTGCAGCGCCATTAGACTCAGGTGGTTATTTGGTTCCTATTACACCTCCACCGGCGGATTATTTAAAACCGTTGCCAGATTCCGATTATAGTGATGATGAGGATGAAGACTCAGAAGATTGA
- the LOC116779837 gene encoding insulin-like growth factor 1 receptor isoform X3, giving the protein MHIKKKNHTSITEKPNRKRRRSREKPGRPAREKENVFMILPQNDPSKFDVTFIIGKCETLSCEEEQACVQRQRNNVTAHYCLCTSNGEEAKKGVKCPRSTVPLNQRQAIHNLIPPKPSNATKLRHPPPTAQEPNSFVGNEIYAEATVGSETAILDSSSYTSASAPLLVSMITGCGLLLVLVSVLAFFLRKRICNVERKVKPYGVCGAGNVAPSAVPGTPAPFPSNKVNHPEVTVLDRSTLAFLEEVGEGCFGKVYKGALRLNNGEKEVAIKVLKESAGRSAEEDFVSEVSIMSAFRHPNILTLIGVVYKDESNISPWMVFEYMEWGDLAGVLRGSRCGGRAGPNLDEAALLQVALQVARGMQYLASRRFVHRDLAARNCLVGTNLAVKIADFGMSRDVYTCDYYKMGGERPMPVRWMSPESIVYARFTHESDVWSYGVVLWEIYTRGKQPFYGCNNEGATKKILKGILLIPPDDCPYFAGELMRACWAIDPRDRIGFDEICSKLEAAQAAEGTSTKIRLPRPPAAPLDSGGYLVPITPPPADYLKPLPDSDYSDDEDEDSED; this is encoded by the exons AGATCTCGTGAAAAACCTGGAAGACCGGCTagagaaaaagaaaatgtatttatgatattacCTCAAAACGACCCTAGTAAGT TTGACGTGACATTTATTATTGGTAAATGTGAAACTTTATCATGCGAGGAGGAACAGGCGTGTGTTCAGAGACAAAGGAACAACGTAACAGCGCATTACTGTTTGTGCACTTCCAACGGCGAGGAAGCCAAAAAAGGAGTTAAATGTCCGCGTAGCACTG TGCCATTGAATCAACGTCAAGCTATCCACAATTTAATACCACCAAAACCATCAAACGCAACGAAACTCCGACACCCGCCGCCCACGGCTCAA GAACCAAATTCATTTGTTGGGAATGAAATTTACGCTGAAGCCACGGTTGGAAGCGAGACGGCAATATTAGATTCCAGTTCATATACGAGTGCCAGTGCCCCACTCCTTGTCAGTATGATTACAGGATGTGGCCTGCTCCTAGTTTTAGTCTCAGTATTAGCATTCTTCCTCAGAAAACGTATATGTAACGTCGAAAGGAAAGTAAAACCG TACGGCGTGTGCGGTGCAGGCAACGTGGCCCCCAGCGCGGTTCCAGGGACGCCGGCTCCTTTTCCTTCCAACAAAGTGAACCATCCTGAGGTCACCGTCTTGGATAGAAGCACACTGGCATTCCTAGAAGAAGTTGGGGAAGGCTGCTTCGGCAAAGtttataaag GAGCTCTAAGACTCAACAATGGTGAGAAAGAAGTAGCTATCAAAGTTCTCAAGGAAAGTGCTGGTCGAAGTGCTGAAGAAGACTTTGTGAGTGAAGTTTCCATTATGTCAGCATTTCGGCATCCAAACATTTTAACGCTCATTGGAGTTGTCTATAAAG ATGAATCGAATATAAGCCCATGGATGGTTTTTGAATACATGGAGTGGGGTGATTTAGCTGGTGTCTTACGAGGCTCCCGATGTGGTGGGCGAGCCGGACCAAACCTTGATGAGGCAGCCTTACTTCAGGTCGCTCTACAAGTAGCAAGAGGGATGCAATATTTGGCTTCAAGACGCTTCGTGCATAGAGACCTAGCTGCAAGAAATTGTTTGGTCGGTACCAACTTAGCCGTCAAAATTGCAGACTTCGGTATGTCTCGAGATGTTTACACTTGCGACTACTATAAAATGGGGGGAGAAAGGCCAATGCCAGTGAGATGGATGTCACCGGAAAGCATTGTTTACGCTAGATTCACTCATGAATCCGATGTGTGGTCCTATGGTGTCGTACTTTGGGAAATTTACACTCGTGGAAAACAACCGTTTTATGGTTGTAATAATGAAGGAGCTACCAAGAAGATCTTAAAAGGCATCCTTTTAATACCACCTGACGATTGTCCATACTTCGCAGGTGAGTTGATGCGAGCATGTTGGGCGATTGATCCTCGGGATCGAATAGGGTTTGATGAAATATGCTCAAAATTGGAAGCTGCTCAAGCAGCAGAGGGTACTTCTACAAAAATACGTCTACCTCGACCACCTGCAGCGCCATTAGACTCAGGTGGTTATTTGGTTCCTATTACACCTCCACCGGCGGATTATTTAAAACCGTTGCCAGATTCCGATTATAGTGATGATGAGGATGAAGACTCAGAAGATTGA